A genome region from Magnolia sinica isolate HGM2019 chromosome 8, MsV1, whole genome shotgun sequence includes the following:
- the LOC131252622 gene encoding probable LRR receptor-like serine/threonine-protein kinase At3g47570, translating into MEFPYLSVRVFWSFTLLHAILLNSASRSELASPSLRNETDRLALLAFKDGISEDPLRVMSSWNHSLHFCQWEGVTCSRRHHQRVTILNLRGHSLVGHLSPHIGNLSFLRRIDLSTNKFQGQIPQEIGRLFRLQILNLTDNSLQGEIPSNLTHCSEIIAIHIERNQLDGKLPTELGSLSKLSALNVYINNLSGSIPPSLGNLSSLTTLDLTDNNFEGQIPNQLGQLARIVTFQIGVNQLSGTIPPSIYNLSSIQVFSVAANRLHGSIPPNLGLAFPHLQWITTGTNQFTGTLPISLSNASSLEFVDFSSNSFSGPVPMNLGSLSRLFLFNIEKNQLGNREGDDMSFLTSLTNCTRLKAIGATTNNLEGELPSSIANLSTQLNILFLGGNKIFGIIPKGIENLVSLYALDLGGNSMKGTLPDALGKLNKLQAFNLSVNKFSGQIPPSIGNITRLSALFLNGNDFHGNIPSSFRNWGFMEQLFISQNKFNGTLLKQVGAAKINMSRNSFTGSLLLEVDNLENIREMDVSENKLSGEIPDTLGKCQSMELLYMHGNLFQGTIPESLRNLKGIIELDLSRNNLSGQIPKYLEEFHFLQYLNLSFNNFEGEVPKGGIFRNASANSVDGNSKLCGGIPELQLPGCLKQASKKRGKPLAPRVKVTVITVVLSSFLISCIIVALYWRRNSPKKASSPSSTENQWLQVSYSDLLQATTGFSSANLIGVGSFGSVYKGILERFETLVAVKVLNLLQQGAFKSFAAECEALRNIRHRNLVKILTVCSSIDFNGNDFKALVFEYMPNGSLEKRLHPKVDEQPQLRNLNLTQRLNIAIDVAAALDYLHHHSQTPVVHRDLKPSNVLLDDDMVAHVGDFGLARFLCEVAESCSQNQTSTFGIKGSIGYIPPEYGMGGKASTHGDVYSYGILLLEMITGKRPSDDMFKDNSSLSHFAKSAFPKQVMEIIDARLLLEDSEATQDRENHNNVRNRMHDCLVSLIRVGISCSAESPRERMKMRNIATEMHAIRDSYLKVGIQ; encoded by the exons ATGGAGTTTCCATATTTGAGTgttagggtattttggtcatttacaCTACTCCATGCAATCCTTCTCAACTCCGCTTCACGGTCGGAGCTTGCTAGCCCTTCGTTGAGAAATGAGACCGATCGACTCGCATTGCTCGCATTCAAAGACGGTATTTCCGAAGATCCTCTCAGAGTCATGAGCTCATGGAACCATTCTCTCCATTTCTGTCAATGGGAGGGAGTCACCTGCAGTCGCCGTCATCATCAAAGGGTCACCATCTTGAACCTCAGGGGCCACAGCTTGGTGGGTCACTTATCACCTCACATTGGAAATCTCTCTTTCCTGAGAAGAATCGATCTCTCCACCAACAAATTCCAAGGCCAAATCCCTCAAGAAATAGGCCGTTTGTTCCGTCTTCAGATTCTCAACCTGACTGATAATTCACTCCAAGGAgaaattccatccaatctgaccCACTGCTCAGAAATCATAGCCATTCACATCGAGCGGAATCAGTTGGACGGAAAACTTCCCACTGAGCTTGGCTCTTTGTCAAAGCTCAGTGCTCTTAACGTCTACATCAACAATCTCAGTGGAAGCATCCCACCTTCGTTGGGGAACCTTTCCTCTCTCACCACTCTTGATCTAACAGATAACAATTTTGAAGGGCAAATTCCAAACCAGCTTGGTCAATTGGCACGCATTGTCACTTTTCAAATAGGTGTAAATCAGTTATCAGGTACGATTCCACCATCGATTTATAATCTCTCATCCATCCAAGTGTTTAGCGTGGCAGCTAATCGGCTACATGGAAGCATTCCCCCTAACCTAGGCCTTGCTTTTCCACACCTGCAATGGATTACCACAGGAACAAACCAATTCACGGGAACATTGCCAATTTCATTGTCCAATGCTTCCAGTCTTGAATTTGTTGATTTTAGCTCCAACAGTTTTAGCGGACCCGTGCCTATGAATCTAGGAAGTCTTTCGCGTCTCTTCCTTTTCAATATCGAGAAAAATCAGCTTGGAAACAGAGAAGGTGATGACATGAGCTTCCTCACTTCACTGACCAACTGCACCCGTCTAAAAGCTATAGGTGCAACTACTAATAATCTCGAGGGTGAATTGCCCAGCTCCATTGCTAATCTCTCGACACAGCTAAATATTCTGTTTTTAGGAGGAAACAAGATATTTGGAATTATTCCCAAAGGAATCGAGAATCTTGTCAGCTTGTATGCTCTGGATCTTGGTGGGAATTCCATGAAGGGTACTCTTCCGGACGCTcttgggaagcttaacaagttgcaAGCCTTCAATCTCTCTGTAAACAAATTTTCAGGACAAATCCCACCATCAATTGGCAATATCACTCGATTGAGCGCTCTATTCTTGAATGGAAATGATTTCCATGGAAACATACCGTCAAGTTTTCGAAATTGGGGATTTATGGAACAATTGTTCATTTCTCAAAATAAATTCAATGGTACCTTACTCAAACAAGTTGGCGCAGCTAAAATCAACATGTCTCGTAACTCATTCACTGGTTCTCTCCTGCTGGAAGTTGATAACTTAGAGAATATTAGAGAAATGGACGTCTCAGAGAATAAGCTATCAGGTGAAATTCCAGATACGTTGGGAAAGTGTCAAAGCATGGAGTTGCTTTATATGCATGGCAACTTGTTTCAAGGAACCATTCCAGAGTCTCTAAGGAATTTAAAAGGTATCATAGAGCTAGATCTCTCGCGCAATAACTTGTCTGGGCAGATTCCGAAATATTTGGAAGAATTTCATTTCTTACAGTATTTGAATTTGTCATTTAATAATTTCGAGGGTGAAGTTCCCAAAGGAGGAATTTTTAGAAATGCCAGCGCAAATTCAGTTGACGGAAATAGCAAACTCTGTGGAGGTATACCAGAACTGCAATTGCCAGGGTGCCTTAAGCAAGCTTCCAAGAAAAGAGGAAAGCCTCTTGCTCCCAGAGTAAAAGTCACAGTCATTACTGTGGTTTTATCTTCGTTTCTCATTTCGTGTATCATTGTAGCTCTTTATTGGAGAAGAAATTCTCCAAAGAAAGCTTCTTCTCCATCTTCCACAGAGAATCAGTGGTTACAAGTTTCTTATTCAGATCTCCTTCAAGCAACAACTGGGTTTTCTTCAGCTAATTTAATTGGTGTGGGAAGTTTTGGTTCTGTATATAAAGGAATTCTAGAACGCTTTGAAACACTTGTTGCAGTGAAGGTACTCAACCTCCTACAGCAAGGAGCTTTTAAGAGTTTTGCAGCTGAATGCGAAGCTTTAAGAAACATCCGACATCGAAATCTTGTCAAGATCTTAACAGTTTGCTCGAGCATTGATTTtaatggcaatgatttcaaagctCTAGTGTTTGAGTACATGCCTAATGGTAGTCTGGAGAAGCGGTTGCATCCAAAGGTAGATGAACAACCTCAATTGAGGAATTTGAATCTTACCCAAAGGCTAAATATAGCCATTGATGTGGCTGCAGCATTAGATTATCTTCATCATCATTCCCAGACGCCAGTCGTTCATCGCGACCTAAAGCCAAGCAATGTTCTTCTTGATGATGATATGGTTGCCCATGTGGGTGACTTTGGTTTAGCAAGGTTCCTCTGTGAAGTAGCAGAAAGTTGCTCTCAAAATCAAACTAGCACATTTGGGATTAAGGGATCTATTGGGTACATTCCTCCAG AGTATGGGATGGGCGGTAAGGCGTCCACACATGGAGATGTATATAGTTATGGGATCCTTCTCCTGGAGATGATCACTGGGAAGCGGCCATCAGATGACATGTTTAAGGACAATTCGAGCCTTAGTCACTTTGCAAAGTCAGCTTTTCCCAAACAAGTAATGGAGATCATAGATGCAAGACTTCTCTTAGAAGATTCTGAAGCTACTCAAGATCGCGAAAATCATAACAATGTGAGAAATAGGATGCATGATTGTTTGGTTTCATTGATCCGAGTTGGTATATCGTGTTCTGCAGAATCTCCAAGGGAGCGAATGAAGATGAGAAACATTGCCACAGAAATGCATGCTATTAGAGACTCATATCTCAAAGTCGGGATTCAGTGA
- the LOC131253789 gene encoding probable LRR receptor-like serine/threonine-protein kinase At3g47570 gives MELPYLSVRVFWSFTLLHAILLNSFSQSESTTALLRNETDRLALLAFKDGILVDPLGILSSWNHSLHFCQWEGITCSPRHQRVAILKLRGHSLVGHLSPHIGNLSFLRRIDLSTNKFQGQIPQEIGRLFRLQNLNLTENSFQGEIPSNLSHCSELVIIHIDRNQLVGELPAELSSLSKLIFLSVLINNLSGSIPSSLGNLSSLMLLDLASNNLGGQIPNQLDQLPGMIYFQISGNQLSGTIPPSMYNLSSIQLFNVAINRLHGSIPSNLGLAFPHLEEFLIAGNQFTGTVPISLSNASSLQTVDISNNNFSGPMPANLGSLLGLQRFNIERNQLGSMEGDDLSFLTSLTNCTNLKIIAAATNNLYGELPGSIANLSTGLNMLSLGRNKIFGIIPKGIGNLVSLYALFLHENSLKGTLPDAIGKLSKLQALSLQTNKFSGKIPPSIGNISRLSVLELNKNDFHGSIPSSFGNWGFMERMFIDENKLTGAILKQVGAIEINLSRNSFTGSLLLEVDNLVNIQGIDISENKLSGEIPDTLGNCQSLELLYMNGNLLQGTIPESLRTLKSIQRLDLSRNNFNGQIPKYFEEFLFLQYLNLSFNNFEGEVPKGGIFRNAGAISVEGNSKLCGGIPELQLPGCPKQASKKQGKPLAPRAKVTVITVVLSSFLLSCIVAALYWRRNSPKKASSPSSTQNQWLQVSYEDLLQATDGFSSANLIGVGSFGSVYKGLLECFETLVAVKVLNLLQQGAFKSFAAECEALRNIRHRNLVKILTVCSSIDFNGNDFKALVFEYMPNGSLEKWLHPNVDEQPQLRNLNLTQRLNIAIDVALALDYLHHHYQTPIVHRDLKPSNVLLDDDMVAHVGDFGLARFLSEAAESCSQNQTSTSGIKGSIGYIPPEHGMGSKASTHGDVYSYGILLLEMITGKRPTDDMFKDNQNLHHFAKSAFPEQVMEIIDPRLLLEDAEAIQDSENRNNLRNRMHDCLVSLVSVGVSCSAKSPKERMKMRDVVIEMHAIRDLYLEVGIHQQRQNRPLLLGEGSSYLSNY, from the exons ATGGAGTTACCATATCTGAGTgttagggtattttggtcatttaccCTACTCCATGCAATCCTTCTCAACTCCTTTTCACAGTCGGAGTCTACAACGGCTTTATTGAGAAATGAGACAGATCGACTAGCATTGCTCGCATTCAAAGACGGTATTTTGGTAGATCCTCTCGGAATCTTGAGCTCATGGAACCATTCTCTCCATTTCTGTCAATGGGAGGGAATCACCTGCAGTCCCCGTCATCAAAGGGTCGCCATCTTAAAACTCAGGGGCCACAGCTTGGTGGGCCACTTATCACCTCACATTGGAAATCTCTCTTTCCTGAGAAGAATCGATCTCTCCACCAACAAATTCCAAGGCCAAATCCCTCAAGAAATCGGCCGTTTATTCCGTCTTCAGAATCTCAACCTAACTGAAAATTCATTCCAAGGAGAGATTCCATCCAATCTGAGCCACTGCTCAGAACTCGTAATCATTCACATCGACCGGAATCAGCTCGTTGGAGAGCTTCCTGCTGAGCTTAGCTCTTTGTCGAAGCTCATTTTCCTTTCTGTCTTGATCAATAATCTCAGTGGAAGCATCCCATCTTCATTGGGGAATCTTTCCTCTCTCATGCTTCTTGATCTAGCGAGTAACAATTTGGGCGGGCAAATTCCAAACCAGCTTGATCAATTGCCAGGCATGATCTATTTTCAAATATCTGGAAATCAGTTATCAGGTACGATTCCACCATCGATGTATAATCTCTCATCCATCCAGCTCTTTAACGTGGCAATTAACCGTCTACATGGAAGCATTCCTTCCAACCTTGGCCTGGCTTTTCCACACCTGGAAGAATTTCTTATAGCAGGAAACCAATTCACTGGAACGGTACCAATTTCATTGTCCAATGCTTCAAGtctccaaaccgttgatattagCAACAACAACTTTAGTGGACCCATGCCTGCGAATCTAGGAAGTCTTTTGGGTCTCCAGCGTTTCAATATCGAGAGAAATCAGCTTGGAAGCATGGAAGGTGATGACCTGAGCTTCCTCACTTCACTGACCAACTGCACCAATTTAAAAATCATAGCTGCTGCTACTAATAATCTCTATGGTGAGTTGCCCGGCTCCATTGCTAATCTCTCGACAGGGCTAAATATGCTGAGTTTAGGAAGAAACAAGATATTTGGAATCATTCCCAAGGGAATTGGGAATCTCGTCAGCTTGTATGCTTTGTTTCTGCATGAGAACTCCTTGAAGGGTACTCTTCCAGATGCTATTGGGAAGCTTAGCAAGTTGCAAGCCTTGAGTCTCCAAACAAATAAATTTTCAGGGAAAATCCCACCTTCAATTGGCAACATCAGTCGATTGAGCGTTCTTGAGTTGAACAAAAATGATTTCCATGGAAGCATACCATCAAGTTTTGGAAATTGGGGATTTATGGAAAGAATGTTCATTGATGAAAATAAACTCACTGGTGCCATACTGAAACAAGTCGGTGCAATTGAAATCAACCTGTCTCGTAATTCATTTACTGGGTCTCTCCTGCTGGAAGTTGATAACTTGGTAAACATTCAGGGAATTGATATCTCAGAGAACAAACTATCAGGTGAAATTCCAGATACATTGGGAAATTGTCAAAGCCTGGAGTTGCTCTATATGAATGGCAACTTGCTTCAGGGAACCATTCCGGAGTCTTTAAGGACATTGAAATCTATCCAAAGGCTAGATCTTTCGCGCAATAACTTTAATGGGCAGATTCCAAAGTATTTTGAAGAATTTCTTTTCTTGCAGTATTTGAATTTGTCGTTTAATAATTTCGAGGGTGAAGTGCCCAAAGGAGGAATCTTTAGAAATGCCGGTGCAATTTCAGTTGAAGGAAATAGCAAACTCTGTGGAGGTATACCAGAACTACAATTGCCAGGGTGCCCTAAGCAAGCTTCTAAGAAACAAGGAAAGCCTCTTGCTCCCAGAGCAAAAGTCACAGTCATTACTGTGGTTTTGTCTTCGTTTCTCCTGTCGTGTATCGTTGCAGCTCTTTATTGGAGAAGAAATTCTCCAAAGAAAGCTTCTTCTCCATCTTCCACACAGAATCAGTGGTTACAAGTTTCTTATGAAGATCTCCTCCAAGCAACAGATGGGTTTTCTTCAGCAAATTTAATTGGTGTGGGAAGTTTCGGTTCTGTATATAAAGGACTTCTAGAATGCTTTGAAACACTTGTTGCAGTGAAGGTACTCAACCTCCTACAGCAAGGAGCTTTTAAGAGTTTTGCAGCTGAATGCGAAGCTTTAAGAAACATCCGACATCGAAATCTTGTCAAGATCTTAACGGTTTGCTCGAGCATTGATTTtaatggcaatgatttcaaagctCTAGTGTTTGAGTACATGCCTAATGGTAGTCTGGAGAAGTGGTTGCATCCAAATGTAGATGAACAACCTCAATTGAGGAATTTGAATCTTACACAAAGGCTGAATATAGCCATTGATGTGGCTTTGGCATTAGattatcttcatcatcattaccaaacaccaattgttcatcgggacctaaaaccaagcaatgttcttcttgatgatgacatgGTTGCCCATGTGGGTGACTTTGGTTTAGCAAGGTTCCTCTCTGAAGCTGCAGAAAGTTGCTCTCAAAATCAGACCAGCACATCTGGGATTAAGGGATCTATTGGGTATATTCCTCCAG AGCATGGGATGGGCAGTAAGGCGTCCACACATGGAGATGTATACAGTTATGGGATCCTTCTGCTCGAGATGATCACTGGAAAGCggccaactgatgacatgtttaaggACAATCAGAACCTTCATCACTTTGCAAAGTCGGCTTTTCCCGAACAAGTAATGGAGATTATAGATCCAAGACTCCTCTTAGAAGATGCTGAAGCTATTCAAGACAGTGAAAATCGTAACAATTTGAGAAATAGAATGCATGATTGCTTGGTTTCATTGGTCAGCGTTGGCGTATCATGTTCTGCAAAATCGCCAAAAGAACGAATGAAGATGAGAGACGTTGTCATAGAAATGCATGCAATTAGAGACTTATATCTGGAGGTTGGGATTCACCAACAGAGACAAAATAGGCCCCTACTGTTAGGTGAAGGTTCATCTTACCTCAGTAACTACTAA